From the genome of Triticum aestivum cultivar Chinese Spring chromosome 1A, IWGSC CS RefSeq v2.1, whole genome shotgun sequence:
AGCGTCGTCCACAGCCACACCCTCTCTGAGTCCTGCCCTGAACTGGGGTTccgagatggcggcggtggcggaggtctCTGAGGTTGGAGAGGGGCAAGATGTAGGACGGCGGAGGCTGGAGCCTGGAGCGATGGCGGCGTTTCGGGATTGCAGGCAGGGGGACGTGCGAGGTGAGTGTTTTTTTCACCGGTTTATGTTGTGTTGCCTGCACGGATATATAGGAGAACAAATAGGTGGATTATAATTCCTTCCATTGTATAAGTGCTGGGAAAGGAAGCGAGGGACAAAAATCAATCGAGGGGCCTTTAAGAGTAGAGATTAGTTAATTGGATTTTtctttaaagtctgttatttgttttcttaaaatttattatatgtttcctaaatcaaattgcattgatgggatggatcgattgatttggatagtctattatttatttccttcacatccattatatgtttcctaaagcaaattgcattgatgagatggatcgtttgatttggatggatcgattgatttgtttccttaaaattggattttttttaaagtctgttatttgtttccttaaaatttattatatgtttcctaaatcaaattgtattgatgggatggatcgattgatttagatagtctattatttgtttccttcacatccattatatgtttcctaaagcaaattgcattgatgagatggatcgtttgatttggatggatcgattgatttgtttccttaaaattggatttttctttaaagtctgttatttgtttccttaaaatttattatatgtttcctaaatcaaattgcattgatgggagggtgacgcatggaaagttatgatccgttaagatttttttcgttgtgtgagagggtgacgcgaaactaaaccggtggggtaGGGAAGGGACGAAAAAACCCAGCGAAATGAaacgggtgggaggtgggaggaagtaccaaagaagtaccaaaaaaaacCGGGTGAgttgggacgaaaaaaaacctggaagcgagactaccaactgctccattaggagtagagatgtgaGCTGATGTATACATGCTTTGGCTTTCACGCTAAGCAGGCTTGTGAATTGGAATTGATATCACATCCCTTAGTAGGTGAGCGCCCTTATGAAAAAAGGCCAACAATATCTTAGCAACAACTGAAAGAAAGCACACGCTCATGTTATTCCGGAAGGAGTGATCCTTTGGTCAGGTCTGAAAACATCAAGAAAAAGGCGTACAACTCCAGAGGAACTGGCAAATTATCTAATGGGGAAGTAAAGTGGGGCAAAGATCTAATTTTCCCGATTATCATAGTTTACCCCATTTTGTCACCCAGGCTCTCTAAAACTCCAGAGGAACTGGTTAATCTCCATTTACGGAAGATGAACACCAAGATTAATTATTGCAACTTGCTCAAATTACATTTGTGTATAAACTATTAGGATATCAAAATCGCTCTTATTCACTGAAGAAGGCCACAGCAACCCTACAATGTGAAGAAACAATGGCGGCCTCCTTGTGCAAAATCAAATCTTAGCACCATGTCAGGATAAATCAAGTCTCAACCGTCCACGAGGTCAAAATGGCTTTTTTTCTCTCTCATTAAGCTCCTATGTGCCGCATGGTTTACCTGCGCTTCCGAGATTTGCCTCTAGATTTCCCCTTCTTTTCAAGATTTTTTACCCGATACCCAAGAGCGGCAGCATCAGGTTTCTCCAAAGAAGATTGCTGGGCTGCCGTGAGTGCTAAAGGTGACTTTTCTGAAGGTACTGCCTTGGATCCACCAAACATATTCAAGGCTGAATTCAGCGCAGGTGCAGACGGAGCTTCCCAAGCAGGAAGATTAAACAACTTCCTCACAGCGGGTCGACGAATAACTGATGAAAGAAAAAACCAAAGTATCACATGTTATGAGCTATTAGACCATCAAACAGAACCTAATGCCTTGCAGCAATCATCGTTGTCTCAGTTTTTAAAGACTCGAAACATACTCACCAATACCATATACGAGGGAGAACAAGTTCGACGTGACCCAGTAACAGAAAATTCCCTGGAGAAGGAGAAACCATTAGGAGATTAGGACGAAATTGTTGAATACTGTGAAAATGTATATATTTAGCACACTTGACTAGCTCCTCTAGAAAATACCCATAGGTGAAAGATCTCAATATTATTATACCTTGGCAAAATTCATTGTGAACGGGACTGTCATGAGTGCCATTCCTCTAGAAAATGTCTTCATTTTATCAGCCATAGAATTGCCCTCCATTCCTTCCTGCAGGTTAAGCTGACATAACACAATATATTCACTATATTAGAGTGCAGTACTGCAAAATAAAGTAGCCAGCACAGCAAAATTTTCAAATTCACAATCAGCGGTAAGAAATTCTGGATGTTCAGTAAATAAAGGGTGCCATTAAAGCAGAGTTGCCAACTGGATGCAGACATGAAGAGTTTGTTTACCTTTGTAAGTGTTACAAACAAATGCACCATTTGACAGGGATACATGCTTATGCACTTATGCAAGCAAGATGGTATAGAACAGAAACGGAAGGAAATTCAGGTCTGGATCGTATGTAAAAAATGATCACCCCTAAATCCTGCAACACTAAGCATGCAAGCAAGAAGCAGCGGCACACCAAGTTTGAATGCACAATTATGGACAGATACACAGACATCACAATCACACCAGACAAACTGCATACCTCCACTGTGACCAAGAAGGTCAGTGCTGCTAACACAGGACAGATGTAAAGAGGATCCGGGGTTGTCAGATCAGTAAACCAAAATACTCCTCCTGCTTTCATTGAAGGGACTTTCTCAACCATGTTATTTATCTACAATcagaaaaacagcaaggtaaatagtaCATTTATTTTCTTCAACAGATagtataacatggaacaatcagatGGGCAGAAAGAAGCAGGACTCACAGCAAAGAAAAAGCTCATGAACATTGGCCCTTGGATTAGCATTCCTTTTAGTGGACTAAATGGACTAACACCATGCCTAAAGGAAAAATACCAAAAGTTAAGAGTAACTGCACCAAAGAGCAGTATTTCTAATACATCATGCACCACATAAAAAAAAAGCTATCTTCACGATGTGTTCAATAGTGAGTAAGGTGCTCCCAAAATTTTGAACATGATCATTTAACACAAaaatagacatatgttgtcatttttattgaaataaagacAAGAATAATCTAATGAAGGTTACATACTTTTGAAAGAGTGCGGTCATTTTATACTTCCCCTCTAGCGCTGCTTTTGGATCCGGACTCTGTATGAAATAAACTTGAAAGGTTAAAGCATGAGCTGCATGAAGTATCTAACTAGCAGAAGTTAAATAACTGTTCTCCATGACCCACTCTCTCATGAGTTGGCAGTACATAGTATATTCTATACAACAAAAGCACAATATCTCACATCCATTGCATCCTTAATGGCTTCCATCTCTGGTTTTATTGCCTGAAAATTGGACAGGtttgaaagaaaaaaataatcAGCTGAGAATTTACATGAAGGAAAATTGTTCCTTACCTACTAAAGTACTACCAACAAAATAAATTCTCGGAAGACTGAAAGAGTAAAAAACTAAACTAAATACAGTGATAGCATAGCATGTGACTTGCTAAAGATATCTTATGAATATAAGACATGTTAAAACCATGGGCCAAGCTTGAAACAGCCTACCAAAAAAGCCAATCCCAACCATGGAGCAGCCCAGCCCACCGGTAGACATATATTTTTTTTCAATTAAAAATATCAAATTGATTACTTTAAAGTAAAAAAAATGGTGTCTTGTAATCACTTCCCTATGAAGCGTTTCAAAATTAGTTCAAGCTTCCGGGCTGAAAAGAAAGCATGGGGCAGGGCCAAGCCGCTGATGAACAGGTATAAGAAATAGCATCTCCATGATGCATAGAAGAGTTTGCTGATTGGAATGCAGTATTTTAAAGGTAAATGTTTAGAATCGGCCAGTCGCCTCGCACGCACACCTTTGATTGGTCGAGCCCAGGCGCGAGAGCCATGCCTCCTATATTGGCCCCGCCCACCGACAGTGACCTTATCCTATCCCCTCGCGTGCATCCTCTTCTTCCCCCAATTCCCCTCCTCTcgcaccatctctctctctctctctctctctctctctctctctcaggcagAATAGCACCCACCTGCTCCCTGCTACCGAGGGCATGGCCACCCTCCTCCTCCTTTTGCGACCGGCGCCTGGGCCACCATGACCGGAGACCCTGGAAGCTGTGACCAGCCTAGCCAGAAGCTGCGACCAGCGCCCCAGAAGCCGCAACCGGCACGCTGGGCCGCCGTGACCGTCACCCCCCTAGAAACTGCAACCAGATGAGCCAGAAGCTGCAACCGTTGCTGGGGAAGCTGCAACCGGCGAGTGGGGAGATGTGACCGG
Proteins encoded in this window:
- the LOC123049765 gene encoding mitochondrial inner membrane protein OXA1-like gives rise to the protein MAFAARRSLASRFSHHLTRRFHPSVPHLLTRSNDDDPPSPSSQPQPLPSFRSPLPPASRAAQTLHHLLPFSLHHSGLPRRGFSSSAPAPDPPGEVDAAASVLVDAAEAVASSVPAPFPGEVAAAAADSFFPVAALQYLIDYVHTFTGLNWWACIVLTTVLIRTATIPVLVSQLKSSQKLNAIKPEMEAIKDAMDSPDPKAALEGKYKMTALFQKHGVSPFSPLKGMLIQGPMFMSFFFAINNMVEKVPSMKAGGVFWFTDLTTPDPLYICPVLAALTFLVTVELNLQEGMEGNSMADKMKTFSRGMALMTVPFTMNFAKGIFCYWVTSNLFSLVYGIVIRRPAVRKLFNLPAWEAPSAPALNSALNMFGGSKAVPSEKSPLALTAAQQSSLEKPDAAALGYRVKNLEKKGKSRGKSRKRR